One window of the Agrobacterium larrymoorei genome contains the following:
- a CDS encoding AraC family transcriptional regulator, whose amino-acid sequence MVNVVARGRVHGRIGRRTISLAAGDVVFSRLSNPMYLIVEEATWLALIIPMSLLSIGLNWSPRFDGCVFGAGTAQATMIGALLNSLDQIGETLEAAEITCLTRASIAIITSCLGQALPFTRTSKKDVTDLQPSIRRYIADHLSESDLGQERLCHAFGLSRAQLYRSMRGTSDIAKTIRRLRLFAIRRDILSEECQGETIPAIARRWGLSDERNFRRAFVNEFGYPPSRLRNWGNSLADRVGEGTRLGFDLEQWMLGGQPEMDIKAS is encoded by the coding sequence ATGGTCAATGTCGTGGCGCGCGGTCGCGTTCATGGTCGCATCGGCAGGAGAACCATATCGCTCGCCGCTGGCGATGTCGTCTTCTCCCGGCTCTCCAACCCGATGTATCTGATCGTCGAGGAGGCGACATGGCTGGCGCTCATCATCCCTATGAGCCTTCTTTCCATTGGGCTAAACTGGTCACCGCGCTTCGATGGATGCGTCTTCGGTGCCGGTACGGCTCAGGCCACGATGATCGGCGCTCTGCTGAATTCGCTGGACCAGATCGGCGAGACGCTGGAGGCGGCGGAGATCACCTGTCTGACCCGGGCCTCAATTGCAATCATCACCTCATGCCTTGGCCAGGCTCTGCCCTTCACCCGCACGTCAAAAAAAGACGTGACAGACCTACAGCCCTCCATCCGCCGATACATTGCCGACCACTTATCGGAATCTGACCTCGGACAAGAACGGCTCTGCCATGCATTCGGCCTGTCGCGAGCGCAGCTCTATCGTTCCATGAGGGGAACCAGCGATATCGCCAAGACGATCCGGCGGTTGCGATTATTTGCCATTCGCCGCGATATCCTCTCCGAGGAGTGTCAGGGCGAAACAATCCCAGCAATCGCAAGACGATGGGGATTGAGTGATGAACGAAACTTCCGGCGTGCCTTCGTCAACGAGTTCGGCTATCCGCCCTCTCGCTTGCGCAACTGGGGCAACAGTCTTGCTGACAGGGTCGGAGAAGGCACTCGCCTCGGCTTTGACCTGGAACAGTGGATGCTGGGAGGCCAGCCAGAGATGGATATCAAGGCGTCTTAG
- the ku gene encoding non-homologous end joining protein Ku, which yields MPRQTFWKGHLRLSLVTAKVSLTPAISQSGKIRFHVINRETGNRVESRYVDSVTHRPVADRNQVKGFPKEDGDFVLLEEDEIDAVALESTRTIDIQTFVPAGSIDWIWYDRPHFLKPEDKIGAEAFSVIREAMKASKVVGIARLVLYRREHAVLLEPSGKGIILWTLHYGDEVRDAVDTIDQKTKVDQELQEALDKQIDKQLTNWKPSLVQDTVQKKVQKLLKTKAKESPKSKSKKQPAAAKQGGNVINIMDALKKSLQS from the coding sequence ATGCCGAGACAGACATTCTGGAAGGGTCATCTGAGGCTCTCGCTGGTCACGGCAAAGGTCTCGCTCACACCTGCCATTTCCCAGAGCGGCAAGATTCGCTTTCACGTCATCAATCGGGAGACAGGCAATCGCGTCGAGAGCCGCTACGTGGACAGCGTCACCCATCGTCCGGTTGCGGACAGAAATCAGGTGAAGGGCTTTCCCAAGGAAGACGGCGACTTTGTACTTCTGGAGGAAGACGAGATCGACGCCGTCGCTCTGGAAAGCACCAGAACCATCGATATTCAGACCTTCGTTCCCGCAGGCTCTATAGACTGGATCTGGTACGATCGTCCGCATTTTCTAAAACCCGAAGACAAGATCGGCGCTGAAGCCTTCAGCGTCATTCGCGAAGCGATGAAGGCCAGCAAGGTCGTCGGCATTGCGCGGCTGGTGCTCTATCGCCGCGAACACGCCGTGCTGCTGGAGCCCTCCGGCAAAGGCATCATCCTCTGGACGCTGCATTATGGCGACGAGGTACGCGATGCTGTCGATACGATCGATCAAAAGACGAAGGTCGATCAGGAACTGCAAGAGGCGCTGGACAAGCAGATCGACAAGCAGTTGACGAATTGGAAGCCGTCGCTGGTCCAAGACACGGTGCAGAAAAAAGTTCAGAAGCTGCTGAAGACAAAAGCAAAGGAATCGCCGAAGTCCAAGAGCAAGAAGCAGCCCGCTGCGGCGAAACAGGGCGGCAATGTCATCAACATCATGGATGCGCTGAAAAAGAGCCTGCAATCCTAA
- a CDS encoding phosphoribosyltransferase — protein MKPHEFWQNLHGPGSFPEQGTKVGFYPVTLDDGRQLRLPIRPLADGEHALASLIINQASFEVLGALADDLAAKLISFEPDVVVGLPTLGLTLASEVARRLGHSRYVPLGTSRKFWYLDELSVPMSSITTKQEKRLYIDPRMLPLLQGQRVALIDDVISSGTSIVAGLSLLQASGIEPVVIGAAMLQSERWRDALEELDPRWPTRVRAAFSTPLLRKNGDGWI, from the coding sequence ATGAAGCCTCACGAGTTCTGGCAAAATCTGCATGGGCCCGGCAGCTTTCCCGAGCAAGGGACCAAGGTCGGCTTTTACCCGGTCACGCTGGATGATGGGCGTCAGCTTCGTCTGCCGATCCGTCCGCTTGCAGATGGCGAGCACGCGTTGGCGTCGTTGATTATCAACCAAGCCTCATTCGAGGTGCTGGGTGCTCTGGCAGACGATCTGGCGGCCAAGCTGATTTCCTTTGAGCCGGATGTGGTGGTCGGACTGCCAACACTTGGACTGACGCTCGCGAGTGAAGTGGCCCGCCGCCTCGGTCACTCGCGCTATGTGCCGCTCGGGACGTCCCGAAAATTCTGGTATCTGGATGAGCTGTCAGTGCCGATGTCGTCCATCACCACGAAGCAGGAAAAGCGGCTTTATATCGATCCGCGCATGTTGCCGCTTCTGCAAGGGCAGCGCGTGGCGCTCATCGATGATGTTATTTCCAGCGGTACTTCGATCGTTGCCGGGCTCTCCCTGCTCCAAGCCTCCGGCATAGAGCCAGTGGTCATCGGTGCGGCGATGCTGCAATCGGAACGCTGGCGCGACGCGTTGGAAGAGCTGGACCCCAGATGGCCGACGCGTGTGCGTGCGGCCTTCTCCACACCCTTGCTGCGCAAAAATGGAGATGGCTGGATCTGA
- a CDS encoding M20 aminoacylase family protein: MTASTMTADEFSFLTALRRDLHAHPELGFEEERTSQIVASLLEEAGITVHRGLGVTGIVGTLQVGNGTRSIGLRADMDALAMPELAERPYKSITPGKMHACGHDGHTVMLLGAARALANARNFSGTVHFIFQPAEEGRGGAKKMVEDGLFERFPCDAVYGLHNMPGLDTDEMVVVEGPQLASSDSWRVIFKGVGTHGAKPHLGRDPITASASFLSSLQSIVGRVIDPLQPAVVSACSLQAGDPNALNVIPDLVHIGGTARAYAPHVRDQLEEEIGRLAKGTASMFGIESRYEFIRRIPPVVNNADATERALKAARGVFGTKVRTAFPPSTAGDDFAFFAGEAPGCYVWLGNGPAVDGALHHNTSYDFNDDAIASGVAFWKTLVEQELSAE; encoded by the coding sequence ATGACCGCCTCGACCATGACCGCCGACGAGTTTTCCTTTCTGACGGCGCTGCGTCGCGATCTGCATGCGCATCCGGAGCTCGGGTTCGAGGAAGAACGCACCAGCCAGATCGTCGCTTCTCTTCTGGAGGAGGCGGGCATCACCGTCCATCGCGGCCTCGGGGTCACAGGAATCGTTGGAACGCTTCAAGTGGGAAACGGCACACGCAGCATCGGGCTGCGCGCAGATATGGATGCGCTCGCCATGCCGGAACTGGCGGAGAGGCCTTATAAGTCGATCACACCCGGAAAGATGCATGCCTGCGGCCATGACGGCCACACCGTCATGCTGCTGGGTGCTGCCCGGGCGCTGGCCAATGCCAGAAACTTTTCCGGCACCGTGCACTTCATTTTTCAGCCTGCGGAAGAGGGCCGTGGCGGCGCAAAGAAGATGGTCGAAGACGGGCTCTTCGAGCGTTTCCCCTGCGATGCGGTTTACGGTCTCCATAATATGCCGGGTCTCGATACGGACGAAATGGTCGTGGTGGAAGGACCGCAGCTTGCCTCTTCCGATAGCTGGCGGGTTATTTTCAAGGGCGTCGGTACCCATGGGGCAAAGCCGCATCTTGGTCGCGATCCGATCACCGCTTCGGCAAGCTTTCTCTCCTCGCTGCAAAGCATCGTCGGACGCGTCATCGATCCGCTGCAACCCGCCGTCGTCAGTGCCTGTTCGCTTCAGGCGGGAGACCCGAACGCCCTGAATGTCATTCCCGATCTCGTGCATATTGGAGGGACGGCGCGGGCCTACGCCCCGCACGTGCGGGATCAGTTGGAGGAAGAAATCGGCCGTCTGGCAAAGGGTACGGCGTCGATGTTCGGGATCGAGTCGCGTTACGAATTCATCCGCCGCATCCCGCCAGTCGTCAACAATGCCGATGCGACAGAGCGGGCGCTGAAGGCGGCGCGCGGTGTCTTTGGCACGAAAGTCCGGACGGCCTTTCCGCCTTCCACCGCTGGCGACGACTTCGCCTTCTTTGCCGGCGAAGCACCCGGCTGCTATGTCTGGCTGGGCAACGGCCCTGCGGTGGACGGGGCGCTGCACCACAACACCTCCTATGACTTCAACGATGACGCGATTGCCTCCGGTGTCGCCTTCTGGAAGACGCTGGTGGAGCAGGAACTGTCGGCGGAATAG
- a CDS encoding adenine deaminase, translating into MSEKPIIADRDGMNDAALRTRAVAAARGDAPFDVLISGGTLVDVVTGELRPADIGLVGPLIASVHRSGSRQDAAQVLDAAGGYVAPGLIDTHMHIESSMVTPASYAAAVVAKGVTTVVWDPHEFANVHGLEGMSWASRASRNLPLRTILLAPSCVPSAPGLERAGADFDATVLAEILFWPEVGGVAEVMNMRGVIERDPRMSAILQEGLHADKLICGHARGLEGADLNAFMAAGITSDHELTSAEDLMAKLRAGLTIELRGSHDHLLPEFVDALNRLGHLPPTLTLCTDDVFPDDLLKGGGLDDLVRRLVRYGLRPQWALQAATLNAAARLQRNDLGLIAAGRRADIVVFDDLAQFSARHVLVSGTPVAERGRLIVEIPEIDAAPLRDSMKLPLRSSEDFRVKSSGKRVRLATIDRPRFTQWGEIKADVVDGFVVPPDGTTMISVTHRHGKAEPVTRTGFLTGWGKWNGAFATTVSHDSHNLTVFGGNEADMALAANAVIKAGGGMAVVSGGKVTALLPLPLSGLVSDASLTEVATGFEVVREAVGKVVEWQPPYLVFKACFGATLACNIGPHQTDMGIADVLTHTVLETPVLEVLS; encoded by the coding sequence ATGAGCGAAAAGCCGATCATTGCCGATCGTGACGGGATGAACGATGCCGCGCTTCGCACGCGCGCCGTCGCTGCTGCGAGAGGCGATGCCCCGTTCGACGTCCTGATTTCCGGCGGCACCTTGGTGGATGTGGTGACGGGCGAACTGCGTCCTGCCGATATCGGACTCGTCGGCCCACTGATCGCAAGCGTGCATCGCTCCGGTTCAAGACAGGACGCAGCCCAAGTCCTGGACGCCGCAGGCGGCTATGTCGCGCCGGGATTGATCGATACGCATATGCATATCGAAAGCTCCATGGTCACGCCTGCATCTTACGCGGCTGCCGTCGTGGCCAAAGGCGTGACAACCGTTGTGTGGGATCCGCATGAGTTTGCCAATGTCCACGGCCTTGAGGGTATGTCCTGGGCATCGCGGGCAAGTCGCAACCTGCCGCTGCGAACAATCTTGCTTGCGCCTTCCTGCGTACCGTCGGCGCCGGGGCTTGAACGGGCGGGTGCTGATTTCGATGCGACGGTGCTTGCCGAAATTCTCTTCTGGCCGGAAGTCGGCGGTGTTGCCGAAGTCATGAATATGCGCGGCGTCATCGAGCGCGACCCGCGCATGAGCGCCATTCTTCAGGAAGGGCTGCATGCGGATAAGCTGATCTGCGGCCATGCGCGTGGGCTGGAAGGTGCCGATCTCAACGCGTTTATGGCAGCCGGTATCACCTCCGACCACGAACTGACCTCGGCGGAAGACCTGATGGCGAAGCTGCGCGCCGGGTTGACCATCGAACTGCGCGGCTCCCACGATCATCTGCTGCCGGAATTCGTCGATGCGTTGAACAGGCTCGGCCATCTGCCGCCGACACTAACGCTTTGCACCGACGACGTCTTCCCTGACGATCTGCTAAAGGGTGGCGGGCTGGACGATCTGGTGCGTCGACTGGTGCGCTATGGCCTTCGTCCGCAATGGGCATTGCAGGCCGCGACCCTCAATGCTGCAGCACGCCTTCAGCGCAATGATCTCGGCCTGATCGCCGCCGGTCGAAGGGCGGATATCGTGGTTTTCGACGATCTTGCGCAGTTCTCCGCCCGCCATGTTTTGGTCAGTGGAACGCCCGTTGCCGAACGAGGTCGACTGATCGTGGAGATTCCTGAAATCGACGCAGCGCCTTTGAGAGACTCCATGAAGCTGCCGCTCCGCTCGTCCGAGGATTTCCGGGTGAAAAGCAGCGGCAAACGCGTGCGGCTCGCCACCATCGACAGGCCCCGCTTCACACAGTGGGGAGAAATCAAGGCCGACGTGGTCGACGGTTTTGTCGTGCCTCCTGACGGAACGACGATGATCTCGGTGACGCATCGGCACGGTAAGGCGGAGCCTGTCACGCGGACTGGCTTCTTGACCGGTTGGGGAAAGTGGAACGGCGCCTTCGCCACCACCGTCTCCCACGACAGCCACAACCTGACCGTCTTTGGCGGCAACGAGGCGGATATGGCGCTCGCCGCTAACGCGGTGATCAAGGCTGGCGGCGGAATGGCCGTAGTCTCAGGCGGAAAAGTCACAGCCCTGTTGCCTCTCCCGCTTTCCGGCCTCGTATCCGATGCGTCACTGACAGAGGTTGCGACAGGCTTTGAAGTCGTGCGCGAAGCCGTCGGCAAGGTCGTGGAATGGCAGCCGCCCTACCTCGTCTTCAAGGCCTGCTTCGGCGCCACGCTTGCCTGCAACATCGGCCCACACCAGACCGACATGGGCATCGCCGATGTGCTGACGCACACGGTGCTGGAAACGCCGGTGCTTGAGGTTCTTTCGTAA
- a CDS encoding nucleoside hydrolase, with the protein MGVWIDTDMGFDDIAAILVVRASGQVIDGVSLVFGNAQLDQVKNNAAGAALAFSWRFPIHAGRASPVLGEIETAQRILGETGIPTVGATLPAWGDLPASNAFEALCRWLADGAGDKKILALGPLTNIAALCLARPDLAGRITELTWMGGGVTLGNHTASAEFNAFADPEAAAIVLAHELPLRMVDLDFCRKVTASLADVAPIRQAGGKNAALVADMLEGFINIAVSRGRDAMALYDPCAAVAVVDPESVTWKAARIDVELRGGLTRGRTVVEARLAHADRFNAHYAENIDAEHARKIILGALAEEASR; encoded by the coding sequence ATGGGGGTGTGGATCGATACCGATATGGGTTTCGACGATATCGCTGCCATTCTGGTGGTGAGAGCGTCCGGTCAGGTCATCGATGGCGTGTCTCTGGTCTTCGGCAATGCGCAGCTCGATCAGGTAAAAAACAATGCCGCGGGTGCGGCCTTGGCCTTCTCATGGCGCTTTCCGATCCATGCCGGACGGGCAAGCCCCGTGCTCGGGGAGATCGAGACTGCGCAACGTATCCTGGGTGAAACGGGTATACCAACGGTGGGAGCAACGCTTCCGGCATGGGGCGATCTGCCCGCGTCGAATGCCTTCGAGGCCCTCTGCCGGTGGTTGGCGGATGGGGCAGGGGATAAGAAAATTCTCGCACTTGGCCCTCTCACCAACATTGCGGCTCTCTGCCTCGCCCGACCCGATCTTGCCGGTCGCATCACCGAACTGACCTGGATGGGCGGCGGCGTCACGCTTGGCAATCATACGGCCTCTGCCGAATTCAACGCCTTCGCCGATCCTGAAGCCGCGGCCATCGTCCTTGCCCATGAGCTTCCGCTGCGCATGGTCGATCTCGACTTCTGCCGCAAAGTCACCGCCTCTCTCGCGGATGTGGCGCCCATCCGTCAAGCGGGCGGCAAGAACGCGGCGCTGGTGGCCGATATGCTGGAAGGCTTCATCAACATTGCCGTCAGCCGAGGACGCGACGCGATGGCGCTTTACGATCCTTGCGCGGCGGTTGCCGTCGTTGATCCTGAGAGCGTCACATGGAAAGCGGCTCGCATCGATGTCGAACTGCGGGGCGGTCTCACGCGCGGGCGAACGGTCGTGGAAGCGCGGCTCGCCCATGCCGATCGCTTCAATGCCCATTATGCCGAGAACATCGATGCTGAACACGCACGCAAGATCATCCTTGGCGCGCTCGCAGAAGAGGCAAGTCGATGA
- a CDS encoding ABC transporter ATP-binding protein, translating to MSDAQYLSLQNLSLAYGATMAVDKLNLDIRKGELLALLGPSGCGKTTTMRAIAGLMPIAGGRIDLDGADITRVSANKRAVGLVFQSYALFPHLTVYENVAFGLRLKGITGTELDAKVASGLKSVGLSTFASRKPAELSGGQQQRVALARSMVMDPKVLLLDEPLSNLDARLRLEMRTELQRVQKATGVTMIFVTHDQVEALALADRIVVMKNGAIEQIGTPEEIYNAPVSAFVADFVGFENIFRLEGAELKTEAGRITLSGQVPSTAGLAWRPRMVTLGSGPFEGTVRGTSFAGNTREYLLDSTLGAIKAEVDASLPSYEIGATLPFDLPVEKAASLQVFN from the coding sequence ATGTCTGACGCTCAGTATCTGTCTCTTCAAAATCTTTCGCTCGCCTATGGTGCCACCATGGCCGTCGACAAGCTCAACCTCGATATCCGTAAAGGCGAGCTTCTCGCGCTGCTTGGACCGTCCGGCTGCGGCAAGACCACGACGATGCGTGCGATTGCGGGGTTGATGCCGATTGCAGGCGGCCGTATCGATCTGGATGGTGCCGATATCACCCGTGTCTCCGCCAACAAGCGTGCCGTTGGTCTCGTCTTCCAGTCCTATGCGCTTTTTCCGCATCTGACAGTTTATGAGAACGTTGCCTTCGGTCTGCGGCTCAAGGGCATAACCGGCACAGAGCTCGATGCAAAAGTGGCGTCCGGTCTTAAATCCGTCGGTCTCTCCACCTTCGCCTCGCGCAAGCCCGCAGAACTTTCGGGCGGCCAGCAGCAGCGCGTGGCGCTTGCGCGCTCCATGGTCATGGACCCGAAGGTTCTTCTGCTTGATGAGCCTCTCTCCAACCTCGACGCCCGGCTCCGGCTGGAGATGCGCACCGAGTTGCAGCGGGTGCAGAAGGCGACCGGTGTGACGATGATCTTTGTCACCCATGATCAGGTCGAAGCCTTGGCGCTGGCTGATCGCATAGTTGTGATGAAAAACGGTGCGATTGAGCAGATCGGTACGCCGGAAGAGATTTATAATGCGCCTGTCTCCGCCTTCGTCGCCGACTTTGTCGGCTTTGAAAACATCTTCCGTCTGGAAGGTGCAGAGCTGAAGACGGAGGCAGGACGCATAACGCTTTCTGGCCAGGTTCCGAGTACGGCGGGACTGGCATGGAGGCCGCGCATGGTAACCCTCGGTTCAGGTCCTTTCGAGGGGACCGTGCGCGGCACGTCTTTTGCGGGCAATACACGGGAATATCTGCTCGACAGCACGCTCGGCGCCATCAAGGCCGAGGTGGATGCGAGCCTGCCGTCCTATGAGATCGGCGCCACGCTGCCCTTCGATCTGCCCGTCGAAAAGGCGGCATCTCTCCAGGTGTTCAACTAA
- a CDS encoding ABC transporter permease: protein MTRNLFIPLTLMLVIGFLIGPFLIIVAASFSAGDTLAFPPQGFSLKWIAKVFTVESFRDSFAMSMFLAIGGTFAALLLGIPAAYAMSRYKLPFSETIRTIVSAPIIVPGIIVGLALLRYFVVPFGIGITLALFLAHTALILPYAVRVVSASLTNLRSDIEEAAVLLGSSRLGAFFRVVLPNIRGGILSAFILGFVTSFNQVPVSLFLSGPGVRTLPIDMLGYMEIVFDPSVAALSSLLALLSIGIVFLAERFLGFSRYV from the coding sequence ATGACCCGCAATCTCTTCATTCCCCTAACGTTGATGCTGGTTATCGGCTTTCTGATCGGACCGTTTTTGATCATCGTCGCCGCCTCATTTTCGGCCGGCGACACGCTCGCTTTCCCCCCACAGGGCTTTTCGCTGAAATGGATCGCCAAGGTCTTCACGGTGGAAAGCTTCCGTGACAGCTTCGCCATGTCGATGTTTCTTGCCATCGGCGGCACCTTCGCAGCCCTGCTGCTGGGCATACCGGCGGCTTACGCGATGTCGCGCTACAAGCTGCCGTTTTCCGAAACGATCCGGACCATTGTTTCAGCACCGATCATCGTGCCCGGCATCATCGTCGGTTTGGCGCTACTCCGCTACTTTGTCGTTCCCTTCGGCATCGGCATCACGCTGGCACTCTTCCTCGCGCATACAGCGCTGATCCTGCCCTATGCGGTGCGTGTGGTCTCGGCGAGCCTCACCAATCTGCGCTCGGATATCGAAGAGGCGGCGGTGCTGCTCGGCTCGTCGCGGCTTGGCGCCTTCTTCCGGGTCGTATTGCCGAATATTCGCGGCGGCATCCTGTCGGCCTTCATTCTCGGCTTCGTCACCAGCTTCAATCAGGTGCCCGTCTCGCTCTTCCTGTCGGGCCCTGGTGTTCGCACGCTGCCGATCGATATGTTGGGCTATATGGAAATCGTCTTCGATCCGTCCGTCGCCGCACTGTCCTCGCTTCTTGCTTTACTTTCCATCGGCATTGTTTTCCTGGCCGAACGTTTCCTGGGGTTCTCCCGCTATGTCTGA
- a CDS encoding ABC transporter permease — translation MFQNRTEALALALPAAIFAAAVFLVPVFILLSEGFRTADGWTLQAYTTFFSDPLNQAVFLRTLKLGALVTVVSAVIGYAAAFAIVSLPPGSKGHMINLVILPLMISPVARTYAWIVILGRTGIVNEALTFLGLTDSPIRILFSETAVFIGLLQLFLPLMIISLISALENMPRDVVAASRVLGANWFQVFWKVIIPLTKEGLVVGGTLVFTGSLTAYITPAILGGSKVLMLETLLYQQVTVSNNFVAASVIAFILIVMSFAANILLKRIATARNRK, via the coding sequence ATGTTTCAAAATCGGACCGAGGCTCTGGCGCTCGCCTTGCCCGCCGCAATCTTCGCGGCGGCGGTCTTTCTCGTGCCGGTCTTCATCCTCCTCTCGGAAGGCTTTCGCACCGCCGACGGGTGGACGCTGCAGGCTTACACGACCTTCTTTTCCGACCCGCTGAACCAGGCGGTGTTTTTGCGCACGCTGAAGCTCGGTGCGCTCGTCACGGTCGTTTCCGCCGTCATCGGTTACGCCGCAGCCTTCGCCATCGTCAGTCTACCGCCGGGCTCCAAGGGGCACATGATCAATCTGGTCATCCTGCCGCTGATGATTTCGCCGGTGGCGCGCACCTATGCCTGGATCGTCATTCTGGGCCGTACCGGTATCGTTAATGAAGCGCTGACGTTTCTTGGGCTGACGGATAGCCCGATCCGCATCCTCTTCAGCGAAACAGCCGTTTTTATCGGCCTTTTGCAGCTCTTCCTGCCCTTGATGATCATTTCGCTGATCAGCGCGCTGGAAAACATGCCGCGCGATGTGGTGGCCGCCTCGCGGGTTCTCGGTGCTAACTGGTTCCAGGTCTTCTGGAAGGTCATCATTCCCCTGACGAAGGAAGGCCTCGTTGTCGGCGGCACGCTGGTCTTCACCGGCTCGCTCACCGCTTATATCACGCCCGCCATTCTCGGTGGCTCGAAGGTGCTGATGCTGGAAACACTGCTCTATCAGCAGGTGACGGTCTCCAACAATTTCGTTGCCGCGAGCGTCATCGCCTTCATTCTGATCGTCATGAGCTTTGCGGCCAATATCCTGCTCAAGCGCATCGCAACGGCAAGGAACAGGAAATGA
- a CDS encoding ABC transporter substrate-binding protein, whose amino-acid sequence MKKIILASSTALMLSFGAAQAQDKTLTISVYAFAQDEFRELVYTPFEQKCGCKLVVETGNSVERLAKMEANKANPVVDLAIVSMADALSAARKDLIQKIDTAKVPNIEKLYDIAKDPNGDGMSVGVNLYATSIVYRTDKMKIDSWGDLLKDGIVDHIAFPNVTTNQGPPALYMLGKAMGKDTPDLAAPIAAVGAKKDDIVTFYVKSSQLVQLMQQEEIWAAPIGRFSWAPFTKLDLPLAWATPKEGQTGGMNVLVVPKGTKNEDLALQFMDFWLSTDVQKALADKLVDSPTNKEVKVSEQVANNITYGEETVKSLQLIPSAVALDNRDKWLSEWNAKVGQ is encoded by the coding sequence ATGAAAAAGATCATTCTGGCATCTAGCACGGCGCTGATGCTGTCGTTCGGGGCCGCACAGGCCCAGGACAAGACCCTGACGATCTCTGTCTATGCCTTCGCGCAGGACGAGTTCAGGGAGCTCGTCTACACCCCCTTCGAGCAGAAATGCGGCTGCAAGCTGGTTGTCGAAACCGGCAACAGCGTTGAGCGCCTGGCGAAGATGGAGGCCAACAAGGCCAACCCGGTTGTCGATCTTGCGATTGTCTCCATGGCGGATGCGCTTTCCGCCGCCCGCAAGGACCTGATCCAGAAGATCGATACGGCCAAGGTGCCGAATATCGAGAAGCTCTACGACATTGCCAAGGATCCGAATGGCGACGGTATGAGCGTTGGCGTCAACCTCTATGCGACGTCTATTGTCTATCGAACCGACAAGATGAAGATCGACAGCTGGGGCGATCTCCTGAAGGACGGTATCGTCGATCACATCGCTTTCCCGAACGTCACTACGAACCAGGGTCCTCCGGCGCTCTACATGCTCGGCAAGGCGATGGGCAAGGATACGCCTGATCTCGCTGCTCCGATCGCGGCTGTCGGTGCCAAGAAGGACGATATCGTCACCTTCTATGTGAAGTCCTCGCAGCTGGTGCAGCTGATGCAGCAGGAAGAAATCTGGGCCGCACCCATCGGTCGCTTCTCCTGGGCGCCTTTCACCAAGCTCGATCTGCCGCTCGCATGGGCGACACCCAAGGAAGGCCAGACCGGCGGCATGAACGTGCTTGTCGTCCCGAAGGGGACGAAAAACGAGGATCTCGCACTTCAATTCATGGATTTCTGGCTCTCGACCGATGTTCAGAAGGCGCTTGCCGATAAGCTGGTGGATAGCCCCACCAACAAGGAGGTGAAGGTTTCCGAACAGGTGGCGAACAACATCACCTATGGCGAAGAAACCGTGAAGAGCCTGCAGCTCATCCCGTCCGCTGTCGCGCTCGACAACCGCGACAAGTGGCTATCGGAATGGAACGCCAAGGTTGGGCAGTAA